A genomic window from Maylandia zebra isolate NMK-2024a linkage group LG20, Mzebra_GT3a, whole genome shotgun sequence includes:
- the LOC112432772 gene encoding uncharacterized protein LOC112432772 isoform X2, producing MWNPEVKLHRIDFPQHDCKDVEGLTNQQVCNQEKNSSLDQEDPSQIKGEQEELSTTEEEKPLVLMQETANFPSREKSDHSESEPCCDQCLSHNSSDTDEDESKDGNSHRNKSEQIVSGLSVQNSKTAKLCRTCGKRFIWKSDLTKHMRIHTGEKPHCCSTCGKRFTVKGHLNMHMRIHTGEKPHCCSSCGKRFHVKSNLKTHMRIHTGEKPHCCSTCGKRFTVKGHLNMHMRIHTGEKPHCCSSCGKRFHVKSNLKTHMRIHTGEKPHCCSTCGKRFTSKSELNIHMRIHTGEKPHCCSTCGKRFTRKSHLNMHMQIHTGDKPHCCSTCGKRFTRKSHLNMHMRIHTGEKPHSVLL from the exons ATGTGGAACCCTGAAGTAAAGTTGCACAGAATAG ATTTTCCACAACATGACTGTAAGGATGTGGAGGGGCTCACAAATCAGCAGGTCTGTAACCAGGAGAAGAACTCCAGTTTAGACCAGGAGGATCCTTCACAGATTAAAGGGGAACAGGAGGAACTCAGTACCACTGAAGAGGAAAAACCGCTTGTACTAATGCAGGAGACTGCAAATTTTCCATCTCGTGAAAAAAGTGACCACAGTGAATCAGAACCATGCTGTGACCAGTGCCTTTCTCACAACTCTTCTGACACAGATGAGGATGAAAGCAAGGATGGTAACTCACACAGAAATAAGTCGGAGCAAATCGTATCAGGCTTGTCAGTTCAAAATTCCAAGACAGCTAAGTTATGTAGaacctgtgggaaaagatttaTTTGGAagtcagacttaactaaacacatgcgaattcacacag GCGAGAAGCCACATTGCtgtagcacctgtgggaaaagatttacTGTGAAGGGTCATTTGAATATGCACATGCGAATTCACACAGGCGAGAAGCCACATTGCTGTAGTAGTTGTGGGAAAAGATTTCATGTAAAATCaaatttgaaaacacacatgcgaATTCACACAGGCGAGAAGCCACATTGCtgtagcacctgtgggaaaagatttacTGTGAAGGGTCATTTGAATATGCACATGCGAATTCACACAGGCGAGAAGCCACATTGCTGTAGTAGTTGTGGGAAAAGATTTCATGTAAAATCaaatttgaaaacacacatgcgaATTCACACAGGCGAGAAGCCACATTGCtgtagcacctgtgggaaaagatttacTAGCAAGAGTGAGTTGAATATACACATGCGAATTCACACAGGCGAGAAGCCACATTGCtgtagcacctgtgggaaaagatttacTAGGAAGAGTCACTTGAATATGCACATGCAAATTCACACAGGTGATAAGCCACATTGCtgtagcacctgtgggaaaagatttacTAGGAAGAGTCACTTGAATATGCACATGCGAATTCACACAGGCGAGAAGCCACATTCTGTATTACTTTAG
- the LOC112432772 gene encoding uncharacterized protein LOC112432772 isoform X1 yields the protein MWNPEVKLHRIDFPQHDCKDVEGLTNQQVCNQEKNSSLDQEDPSQIKGEQEELSTTEEEKPLVLMQETANFPSREKSDHSESEPCCDQCLSHNSSDTDEDESKDGNSHRNKSEQIVSGLSVQNSKTAKLCRTCGKRFIWKSDLTKHMRIHTGEKPHCCSSCGKRFHVKSNLKTHMRIHTGEKPHCCSTCGKRFTVKGHLNMHMRIHTGEKPHCCSSCGKRFHVKSNLKTHMRIHTGEKPHCCSTCGKRFTVKGHLNMHMRIHTGEKPHCCSSCGKRFHVKSNLKTHMRIHTGEKPHCCSTCGKRFTSKSELNIHMRIHTGEKPHCCSTCGKRFTRKSHLNMHMQIHTGDKPHCCSTCGKRFTRKSHLNMHMRIHTGEKPHSVLL from the exons ATGTGGAACCCTGAAGTAAAGTTGCACAGAATAG ATTTTCCACAACATGACTGTAAGGATGTGGAGGGGCTCACAAATCAGCAGGTCTGTAACCAGGAGAAGAACTCCAGTTTAGACCAGGAGGATCCTTCACAGATTAAAGGGGAACAGGAGGAACTCAGTACCACTGAAGAGGAAAAACCGCTTGTACTAATGCAGGAGACTGCAAATTTTCCATCTCGTGAAAAAAGTGACCACAGTGAATCAGAACCATGCTGTGACCAGTGCCTTTCTCACAACTCTTCTGACACAGATGAGGATGAAAGCAAGGATGGTAACTCACACAGAAATAAGTCGGAGCAAATCGTATCAGGCTTGTCAGTTCAAAATTCCAAGACAGCTAAGTTATGTAGaacctgtgggaaaagatttaTTTGGAagtcagacttaactaaacacatgcgaattcacacaggtgagaagccacaTTGCTGTAGTAGTTGTGGGAAAAGATTTCATGTAAAATCaaatttgaaaacacacatgcgaATTCACACAGGCGAGAAGCCACATTGCtgtagcacctgtgggaaaagatttacTGTGAAGGGTCATTTGAATATGCACATGCGAATTCACACAGGCGAGAAGCCACATTGCTGTAGTAGTTGTGGGAAAAGATTTCATGTAAAATCaaatttgaaaacacacatgcgaATTCACACAGGCGAGAAGCCACATTGCtgtagcacctgtgggaaaagatttacTGTGAAGGGTCATTTGAATATGCACATGCGAATTCACACAGGCGAGAAGCCACATTGCTGTAGTAGTTGTGGGAAAAGATTTCATGTAAAATCaaatttgaaaacacacatgcgaATTCACACAGGCGAGAAGCCACATTGCtgtagcacctgtgggaaaagatttacTAGCAAGAGTGAGTTGAATATACACATGCGAATTCACACAGGCGAGAAGCCACATTGCtgtagcacctgtgggaaaagatttacTAGGAAGAGTCACTTGAATATGCACATGCAAATTCACACAGGTGATAAGCCACATTGCtgtagcacctgtgggaaaagatttacTAGGAAGAGTCACTTGAATATGCACATGCGAATTCACACAGGCGAGAAGCCACATTCTGTATTACTTTAG